A single genomic interval of Hemiscyllium ocellatum isolate sHemOce1 chromosome 37, sHemOce1.pat.X.cur, whole genome shotgun sequence harbors:
- the LOC132833704 gene encoding zinc finger protein 239-like — protein sequence MEKQWKCDDCGMGFSYPSRLEYHRRRHTGEKPWKCEECGKRFESHYLLEIHQRSHTGEKPFICSLCGKGFAQSAILTLHQRIHTDHRPFCCIDCGKKFRQSYHLTVHRRVHTGERPFTCCVCGKGFNVSSHLLNHQRIHTGDRPFICSECGKGFTASSHLLKHQQVHSEERPFTCLECGKGFTQSAKLTVHQRIHTKEKPFSCIHCGKSFSFSSELTAHQRVHTGERPFKCSICGKAFTQSSHCLIHQRIHSHEKPFSCSSCGKKFKLSCNLKAHQRIHTGERPFTCTVCGKGFPWLPSLLRHQQVHK from the coding sequence ATGGAAAAACAATGGAAATGTGATGATTGTGGAATGGGCTTCAGTTACCCATCCCGGCTGGAATACCATCGTCGGAGACACACTGGAGaaaaaccatggaaatgtgaggaATGTGGCAAGAGATTTGAATCTCATTACTTGCTAGAAATCCATCaacgcagtcacactggggagaagccattcatctGTTCCTTGTGTGGGAAAGGATTTGCACAGTCAGCCATCCTGACATTGCATCAGCGAATTCACACTGACCACCGGCCCTTCTGCTGCATTGACTGTGGAAAGAAGTTCAGGCAGTCATACCACCTCACCGTACACCGGCGggttcacacaggggagagacctTTCACTTGCTGTGTATGTGGAAAGGGATTTAATGTTTCTTCCCACTTGCTGAATCACCAGCGAATTCACACTGGGGACAGGCCATTCATCtgctccgagtgtgggaagggattcaccgCATCCTCCCACCTGCTAAAGCACCAACAGGTTCACAGtgaggagaggccattcacctgcttggagtgtgggaagggatttactcaGTCAGCCAAACTGACAGTACATCAGCGAATTCACACAAAAGAGAAGCCATTCAGCTGCATCCACTGTGGGAAAagcttcagcttttcatctgaaCTGACtgcacaccagcgagttcacactggggagagaccgttcAAGTGTTCTATCTGTGGGAAAGcattcactcagtcatcccacTGTCTGATACACCAGCGAATTCACAGTCATGAGAAGCCATTCAGCTGCTCATCCTGTGGAAAGAAATTCAAACTTTCATGCAACCTCAAAGCACACCAGcggattcacactggggagaggccgttcacttgCACTGTGTGTGGAAAGGGATTCCCTTGGTTACCCAGCCTGTTGAGACACCAGCAAGTTCACAAATGA